A single genomic interval of Spinacia oleracea cultivar Varoflay chromosome 6, BTI_SOV_V1, whole genome shotgun sequence harbors:
- the LOC110796085 gene encoding uncharacterized protein, with amino-acid sequence MNTTQPQKWKWSSAIVGATTAAATAALLTARPRDPAFEVISIDLTAFKLSFPALDAELILTVHVNNPNIAAIHYDSTTMSIFYDGALLGSAIMEAGSQPARSCRLIKLPARLSGLELMANHKSQFMSDVAKREMVIDAVVDVNGAAKVLWWEHKFRIHVESRVSVDPVFLDVIDQDNKSQMDLFVS; translated from the coding sequence ATGAACACCACTCAGCCACAAAAATGGAAGTGGTCTTCCGCCATAGTCGGGGCCACAACAGCAGCGGCTACGGCGGCGCTACTTACCGCGAGGCCACGGGACCCAGCTTTCGAGGTTATCTCCATCGACTTAACAGCCTTCAAGCTGAGCTTCCCCGCCTTAGACGCCGAGCTCATCCTCACCGTTCACGTGAACAACCCCAATATCGCCGCCATCCATTACGACTCCACCACAATGTCAATCTTCTACGACGGCGCACTCCTGGGGTCGGCTATAATGGAAGCAGGTTCTCAGCCGGCTCGGTCATGTCGGCTTATCAAACTCCCGGCTCGGCTGAGTGGGTTGGAGCTGATGGCTAACCACAAGAGCCAATTTATGTCTGACGTGGCGAAGAGAGAAATGGTTATAGATGCTGTTGTGGATGTGAACGGTGCAGCGAAGGTGTTGTGGTGGGAGCATAAGTTTAGGATACACGTGGAAAGCCGGGTGTCCGTTGATCCTGTTTTTCTTGATGTCATTGATCAAGATAATAAATCTCAGATGGATCTTTTTGTTTCTTGA